One Terriglobia bacterium genomic region harbors:
- a CDS encoding STAS domain-containing protein: MKLANRQVGNVAVLDISGRIVLGEDTALLRNSVRDLCAQGKKNILLNLANATHIDSSGLGELVTSCASVRKQGGEMKLLKLTQKVHDVLQVTKLYTVFDIYDDEATALKSFK, translated from the coding sequence ATGAAGCTAGCGAATCGGCAAGTCGGCAACGTTGCCGTGTTGGACATCAGCGGCCGCATCGTCCTGGGCGAAGACACCGCTTTGCTGCGCAACTCGGTCCGCGACCTCTGCGCCCAAGGCAAGAAAAATATTCTGCTCAACCTGGCCAACGCCACGCACATTGACAGCTCCGGGCTGGGCGAACTGGTGACCAGCTGTGCCAGCGTCCGCAAACAGGGCGGCGAAATGAAGCTGCTCAAGCTGACGCAGAAAGTCCACGACGTGCTTCAGGTCACCAAGCTGTACACCGTGTTTGACATTTATGACGACGAGGCAACGGCGCTCAAGTCGTTCAAGTAA
- a CDS encoding STAS domain-containing protein codes for MTMKASSRQVNGVAVVDMSGRITLGEGSVVLKDTVRELLGKGEKKILLNLGDVTYIDSSGIGELVSAFTSVRNQQGQLKLLKLTKKVHDLLQITKLYTVFEIYDDEAAGIASFK; via the coding sequence GTGACAATGAAGGCTAGCAGTCGGCAGGTCAACGGCGTGGCCGTTGTGGACATGAGCGGACGCATTACCCTGGGCGAAGGCAGCGTGGTGCTGAAAGATACCGTCCGCGAACTGCTGGGCAAAGGCGAAAAGAAAATCCTGTTGAACCTGGGCGACGTGACCTACATTGACAGCTCGGGGATCGGCGAACTGGTCAGCGCGTTTACCTCCGTCCGCAACCAGCAGGGCCAGCTCAAGCTGCTCAAGCTCACCAAGAAAGTCCACGACCTGCTGCAAATCACCAAACTGTACACGGTCTTTGAGATTTATGACGACGAGGCTGCCGGCATCGCCTCCTTCAAATAG
- a CDS encoding ATP-binding protein gives MTKRVSYSLESTLESVNKAETTAAEAAAGAGFSEDDQSNIAMAVREAAVNAVLHGNAYDPNKKFFVAFETREDALVITIADQGKGLDVHCIPDPLAPENLMKGSGRGIFLIRAFMDEVRFRNTEPGTEITLIKHVGRKAANAKEESQ, from the coding sequence ATGACAAAACGGGTTTCGTACTCGCTGGAATCGACCTTGGAAAGCGTCAACAAGGCCGAAACCACCGCCGCGGAGGCTGCTGCCGGCGCGGGATTCAGCGAAGACGATCAGTCCAATATCGCCATGGCGGTGCGTGAAGCCGCGGTGAACGCGGTGCTGCACGGCAATGCTTACGATCCGAACAAAAAGTTCTTTGTGGCCTTTGAGACCCGGGAAGACGCCCTGGTGATCACCATTGCCGACCAGGGCAAAGGACTGGACGTGCACTGCATCCCTGATCCGCTGGCCCCGGAGAACCTGATGAAAGGTTCGGGACGCGGCATTTTTCTGATTCGCGCGTTCATGGACGAGGTCCGGTTCAGGAATACCGAGCCCGGCACGGAGATCACACTTATCAAGCATGTCGGCCGCAAAGCGGCGAATGCCAAGGAGGAATCACAGTGA